Proteins found in one Rhodobacter capsulatus SB 1003 genomic segment:
- a CDS encoding sialate O-acetylesterase, translating to MSGVNSPNLVSAALLDSVLGNRNGTTVKTSINDLAAQLAGTGALADRLDDLDAALTGEPLVLFVAGQSNAARRASYASFDPPPNLYMWSYSGTALTASAATTTIGTFQTGAAIAGQANWGMFVGARAAIENPTRPVFVINISRGGVPIARWDASSPDPNMWAATVANVPAALTEIAALTGKTVDRVDAAFWWQGEADASNAAAYPGLLDALITRFRALSWFGETTPVICSGLSRFWDTNLAAIMNKAIRRTVAMDAARRRFVPTSLLPQYFWDSADNYIHMTGAGYWEASKLAWDAFANGGGWSGAGWQYDWDDTGNFIFGDDLPDPGYFGSFAKDLVGQLIFAVRNKSTDPTARAKLVARVAEKVAQLECDPGLGGRLVATDDYWGLIAAGMIIASFTSPKGDNQTSATLLTQIGGVTVAKKVRVGAADSGGTGYRMLRVEN from the coding sequence ATGTCTGGCGTCAATTCCCCCAATCTGGTTTCCGCGGCGCTGCTCGACAGTGTCCTCGGCAACCGCAACGGCACGACGGTCAAGACGTCGATCAACGATCTGGCGGCGCAACTGGCGGGCACCGGCGCCTTGGCCGACAGGCTCGACGATCTTGACGCGGCGCTGACCGGTGAGCCGCTGGTGCTTTTCGTCGCTGGCCAAAGCAATGCCGCGCGCCGGGCGTCCTATGCTTCGTTCGACCCACCGCCGAACCTGTATATGTGGTCCTATTCCGGCACCGCGCTGACGGCCAGCGCGGCGACCACGACGATCGGCACGTTCCAGACCGGGGCGGCCATTGCGGGGCAGGCCAACTGGGGGATGTTCGTCGGCGCGCGGGCGGCGATCGAAAACCCGACGCGCCCTGTGTTTGTCATCAATATCTCGCGCGGCGGGGTCCCGATTGCGCGCTGGGACGCCAGCTCTCCTGACCCGAACATGTGGGCTGCGACCGTTGCCAACGTCCCGGCTGCGCTGACCGAGATCGCTGCGCTGACCGGCAAGACCGTGGACCGCGTCGATGCGGCGTTCTGGTGGCAAGGAGAGGCCGATGCGAGCAATGCGGCGGCGTATCCGGGGCTGCTCGATGCGCTGATCACGCGCTTTCGGGCGTTGAGCTGGTTCGGCGAAACAACGCCGGTGATCTGTTCCGGGTTGTCGCGGTTTTGGGACACGAACCTGGCTGCCATCATGAACAAGGCGATCCGGCGTACCGTGGCCATGGATGCGGCCCGACGGCGTTTTGTGCCGACCAGCCTGCTGCCGCAGTATTTCTGGGATTCGGCAGACAACTACATCCACATGACCGGCGCGGGGTACTGGGAGGCGTCGAAACTGGCCTGGGACGCCTTCGCAAACGGCGGTGGGTGGAGTGGTGCAGGGTGGCAATACGACTGGGACGACACCGGGAATTTCATCTTCGGTGATGACCTGCCGGATCCCGGTTATTTTGGCAGTTTTGCGAAGGATCTGGTTGGACAGCTGATCTTTGCGGTGCGCAACAAGAGTACTGACCCGACGGCCCGAGCGAAACTCGTTGCGCGGGTGGCGGAGAAGGTTGCGCAGCTCGAATGCGATCCGGGCCTCGGCGGGCGCCTGGTGGCGACAGATGACTATTGGGGTCTGATCGCGGCGGGGATGATCATCGCGAGTTTCACCTCGCCCAAAGGCGACAACCAAACTTCGGCCACGCTGCTGACGCAGATCGGTGGCGTCACTGTTGCCAAAAAGGTCCGCGTCGGTGCTGCGGACAGCGGCGGCACCGGATACCGCATGCTGCGCGTCGAGAATTGA
- the gpJ gene encoding TipJ family phage tail tip protein, giving the protein MRDLRPVSAPIHVLAAPQFDPGRGRITLDVPHGLTLAEIVARALPAATEADLARARVALVTERGTQIVPRELWALARPRPGVRVVIRITPGKGALRSILSIIVSVAAVALTGFLFPGFAVGSWQWGLAVAGFTIVGQLLINALIPPVKPDSEAKTTYAISGWRNRLEPGAAVPVVLGTMRYAPPFAATPYTEIVGDQQYMRAVFCLGEGEVAIDGMRLGETSLSEYDEVETEIRYGVAGELPLSLYPRQVVEEQIGVELTRPYPRDDAGNITQVSEEYEARRRVSDGDGGWIWETYTATRMVNAPTTATPVVRTTGPDAAGASIILAWTGGLFKYDDDGKRQPHGVSIRIEQRLIEAEEWQLVTQLDIVTTKAESFFRQHSWSFPSRGRWQVRLTMLQDEATDSKISQRTTWAALQTIRPEYPLAYPRPLALVALRIKATHQISGSIDNFNCLVSRICRDWDAASGVWVRRASENPAAAYLEVLTHASNPKAVADSGLDLDLLADWAEWCAAEGLTYNAVLEDQGTTLRDVLTEIAAAGRATPRHDGIRWGVVIDRPLVNTLIVDHINPRNSWGFKWSRAYRNPPHAFVVKFKDAGNDFKETERVVRWPGYTGEITMTEQLALPGKVHAAEVWREARRRQLEVLHRPDTYEVTQDGAVRTATRGDAIALSHDVLNRVQLAARVKSVDGAAVEIDDVVSMAAGETYAVRFRFFEAEDDTVGISVVRPVRTLPGETQILTLTGSGPMPIVGDLVHVGPARVESYTQIVTRIEATQDMCAIVRTVDAAPQIDTILAATPIPAWSSRVGAEIDDNLLQPSAPRFVALTSGLAATGLANRISYAVAPGTGSVPTIEIGLDHRISGAESWSSTTIPVANGGGTIDSYTPGQSVDLRARGIGATGVAGPWSATITIVVGSADAALPAALDASSISITTLLGGALIQFATGDDTATARVQIYRSITSLLDRETDAVGAPIAVEPGQSYATTLGDTTRTDLIVGGGLEAVGSWTLDAGWTISGGVATHAAGTASTLSQTVALTSGKYYRVSYDVIAVSGSTVQARLTGSTIRSGTAVSAAGAVFDRIQAVSGGTGIGIRAEASTIATIDNIRAYLETDACLAQGTHHIWIEPQNAAGVPGPVAGPFTIIVT; this is encoded by the coding sequence ATGAGGGATCTGCGCCCCGTTTCCGCCCCCATCCATGTGCTGGCGGCCCCGCAGTTCGATCCCGGCCGCGGGCGGATCACGCTTGATGTGCCGCATGGGCTGACCCTGGCCGAGATCGTCGCCCGGGCGCTGCCTGCGGCCACCGAGGCTGATCTGGCCCGCGCCCGGGTGGCGCTGGTGACCGAGCGGGGCACGCAGATCGTGCCGCGCGAGCTCTGGGCGCTGGCCCGGCCGCGGCCGGGGGTGCGCGTGGTGATCCGGATCACGCCCGGCAAAGGCGCCCTCAGGTCAATCCTGTCGATCATCGTTTCGGTCGCGGCCGTCGCGCTCACCGGGTTTCTGTTCCCCGGATTTGCGGTCGGGAGCTGGCAATGGGGGTTGGCGGTCGCGGGCTTCACGATTGTCGGCCAGCTGCTGATCAACGCTCTGATCCCGCCCGTCAAACCCGACAGCGAGGCCAAGACCACCTATGCGATCAGCGGCTGGCGCAATCGGTTGGAGCCGGGCGCCGCGGTGCCGGTGGTGCTGGGCACGATGCGCTATGCCCCGCCCTTTGCCGCCACGCCCTACACCGAGATTGTCGGCGATCAGCAATATATGCGCGCGGTCTTTTGCCTTGGCGAGGGCGAGGTGGCGATCGACGGCATGCGGCTCGGCGAAACTTCGCTCTCCGAATATGACGAGGTCGAGACCGAGATCCGCTATGGCGTTGCAGGGGAACTGCCGCTCAGCCTCTATCCGCGCCAAGTGGTCGAGGAGCAGATCGGCGTCGAGCTGACCCGGCCGTATCCGAGGGACGACGCGGGCAATATCACGCAGGTATCCGAGGAATATGAGGCCCGGAGGCGGGTCTCGGACGGCGACGGCGGCTGGATTTGGGAGACCTATACCGCGACCCGGATGGTCAACGCGCCGACCACGGCCACGCCCGTCGTGCGCACCACCGGCCCGGATGCCGCGGGCGCCAGCATCATCCTCGCCTGGACCGGCGGGCTGTTCAAATACGACGACGACGGCAAGCGGCAACCGCACGGCGTCTCGATCAGGATCGAGCAGCGGTTGATCGAGGCCGAGGAATGGCAGCTGGTGACGCAGCTCGATATCGTCACCACCAAGGCCGAGTCGTTTTTCCGCCAGCACAGCTGGAGCTTTCCCAGCCGTGGTCGCTGGCAGGTCCGCCTGACGATGCTGCAGGATGAGGCCACCGACAGCAAGATTTCCCAGCGCACCACCTGGGCCGCGCTGCAGACGATCCGGCCGGAATATCCGCTGGCCTATCCGCGGCCGCTGGCGCTGGTGGCGCTGCGGATCAAGGCGACGCATCAGATCAGCGGCTCGATCGACAATTTCAACTGCCTGGTGAGCCGGATCTGCCGCGACTGGGATGCCGCCTCCGGGGTCTGGGTGCGTCGCGCCTCGGAAAACCCGGCCGCCGCCTATCTGGAGGTGCTGACTCACGCGTCCAACCCCAAGGCGGTGGCCGATTCCGGCCTCGATCTCGACCTGCTCGCCGACTGGGCAGAATGGTGCGCGGCCGAGGGGCTGACCTATAACGCGGTGCTGGAGGATCAGGGCACCACCCTGCGCGATGTGCTGACCGAGATCGCGGCCGCGGGCCGGGCGACGCCGCGCCATGACGGCATCCGCTGGGGCGTCGTCATCGATCGGCCGCTCGTCAACACGCTGATCGTCGATCACATCAACCCGCGCAATTCGTGGGGGTTCAAGTGGAGCCGCGCCTATCGCAATCCGCCGCATGCCTTCGTGGTCAAGTTCAAGGACGCGGGCAACGACTTCAAGGAGACCGAGCGCGTCGTCCGCTGGCCCGGCTACACGGGAGAGATCACCATGACCGAGCAGTTGGCTCTGCCCGGCAAGGTGCATGCGGCCGAGGTCTGGCGCGAGGCGCGGCGGCGCCAGCTGGAGGTGCTCCATCGCCCCGACACCTACGAGGTCACCCAGGACGGCGCCGTGCGCACCGCCACTCGGGGCGACGCCATCGCGCTCAGCCATGACGTGCTCAACCGCGTGCAGCTTGCCGCCCGGGTCAAGTCGGTGGATGGCGCGGCGGTCGAGATCGATGACGTCGTCTCGATGGCCGCGGGCGAGACCTATGCCGTGCGGTTCCGCTTCTTTGAGGCCGAGGATGACACGGTGGGCATCTCGGTCGTGCGACCCGTCAGGACCCTGCCGGGCGAGACGCAGATCCTGACGCTGACCGGCTCCGGTCCGATGCCGATCGTCGGTGATCTCGTGCACGTCGGCCCGGCCCGCGTCGAGAGCTACACCCAGATCGTGACGCGGATCGAGGCGACGCAGGACATGTGCGCGATCGTGCGCACCGTCGATGCCGCGCCGCAGATCGACACGATCCTGGCGGCCACGCCGATCCCCGCCTGGTCGAGCCGCGTCGGGGCCGAGATCGACGACAACCTGCTGCAGCCCTCGGCCCCGCGGTTTGTGGCGCTGACCTCGGGCCTCGCCGCGACGGGTCTGGCCAACAGGATCAGCTATGCGGTCGCCCCCGGCACCGGGTCGGTGCCGACGATCGAGATCGGTCTGGATCACCGGATATCCGGCGCCGAGAGCTGGAGCAGCACCACGATCCCGGTGGCCAATGGCGGCGGCACGATCGACAGCTACACGCCCGGGCAGTCGGTCGATCTGCGTGCCCGCGGCATCGGGGCGACGGGCGTCGCGGGGCCATGGTCTGCGACGATCACGATCGTGGTCGGGTCGGCCGACGCGGCCTTGCCCGCCGCGCTCGATGCGTCCTCGATCTCGATCACGACGCTGCTGGGCGGGGCGCTGATCCAGTTCGCCACCGGCGATGACACGGCGACGGCACGGGTGCAGATCTACCGCTCGATCACCAGTCTGCTGGACCGCGAGACCGATGCCGTGGGGGCGCCGATCGCGGTCGAGCCCGGGCAGTCCTATGCGACGACGCTCGGCGACACGACCCGCACCGACCTGATCGTGGGCGGCGGGCTGGAGGCGGTGGGCTCCTGGACATTGGACGCCGGGTGGACGATCTCTGGCGGGGTTGCGACGCACGCTGCGGGCACGGCCAGCACGCTCTCTCAGACTGTCGCGCTGACGTCCGGCAAGTATTACCGAGTGAGCTATGATGTCATCGCGGTCTCCGGATCGACTGTGCAAGCGCGGTTGACCGGCAGCACGATCCGCTCGGGTACGGCGGTCTCAGCCGCAGGCGCTGTGTTCGATCGCATCCAGGCGGTCAGCGGTGGCACCGGCATCGGCATCCGGGCCGAGGCGAGCACGATCGCCACGATCGACAACATCCGCGCCTATCTCGAAACCGATGCCTGTCTGGCTCAAGGCACACATCACATCTGGATCGAGCCGCAGAACGCCGCAGGCGTTCCCGGCCCGGTTGCAGGCCCCTTCACCATCATCGTAACCTGA
- a CDS encoding NlpC/P60 family protein: MSWSNRYVGIPHLDHGRSAEGADCWGLACVIYREELGITLPEYLGYGSVEEHGEIAALIEGAKTSPLWVPVTGPALAFDLAVFRRGRLSTHLGIVIRHGLMIHIGQTHAVLEDYRRGPWAHRFTGHWRHVQSPFERHVQIISEAAR, translated from the coding sequence ATGTCCTGGTCAAACCGCTACGTCGGCATTCCGCACCTCGATCACGGCCGCTCGGCCGAGGGAGCTGACTGCTGGGGCCTCGCTTGCGTGATTTACCGCGAGGAGCTGGGGATCACGCTGCCCGAGTACCTGGGCTATGGCTCGGTCGAGGAGCATGGCGAAATCGCCGCGCTGATCGAGGGTGCAAAGACCTCGCCGCTCTGGGTGCCGGTGACCGGCCCGGCGCTCGCCTTCGATCTTGCGGTTTTCCGGCGCGGTCGGCTCTCGACGCATCTGGGCATCGTCATTCGCCACGGGCTGATGATCCACATCGGCCAGACCCATGCGGTGCTGGAGGACTATCGGCGCGGCCCCTGGGCGCACCGGTTCACGGGGCATTGGCGGCACGTTCAAAGCCCCTTTGAACGCCACGTGCAGATCATTTCGGAGGCCGCAAGATGA
- a CDS encoding phage tail tip lysozyme gives MSGPFVYELIFRGNASSATAAAKEVLAATDALAAETQGAAAVTGQDTAATIQNAAAKRDAAQASREAAAAAETEARAREALRKATTSIDSFTAPLPTPVPTPPPVPTPAPPVVPPVPNPVPASPAAGSGSGAAAAYSANLMYQWNDIAMMAMAGQNPMMLMMQQGTQVTQTFAGLRASGLSVGTALRASFMGMLNPMSLATMAVIGFGTAAVQWFMDSGEKAQTLDETLGDLEKSTSAVNRAMKEAKKGTSELSEDFGVGAKKAREMNLAMLGIAQMQAAKDLKDAIGSISDTIDDMASWGVVDLRTLEKQFNLTSYGAAQVGAAIQKYQFASTDAERAAAAQEIAKAIKKAQYNADGASEAALTFGANVAKVALEALRVKGTSEQIDALLKSVSKADIGAPYKTAAEKAKELKDLTGDVMKALKDTRAPYDLSDDLEMTKKIAEATAQYGADSLEVKRLQIEAERQDFEAKLRDMTQLTEAHKQQLRDLWESSKGLSSADPFGLVAAGRELYRSQAQTVGQLQLELSLVGQSETVRRRVLAIYQAEMDIRTAGIDRDSDRARQILQQADLSSDLQAQLDRVADAWDTVQKAGENAIDGIFDALKEGDLGGAFENLASELGSMFEELAITNPLKNAIFGTDYATMGDVGGLQGIWDRFTGKGPQVDPSQAAAAAMRTVASMNVTAATVIIGGAGVGGLAGGISAGGGMGGLQGSADVQKQVWSFFSSKGLKPHQVAAIMGNVQGESSFNPLAGGDDKNGVPTSFGLFQHHGPRADGLLAALGGRQNLGNVQGQLDYAWRELNTTHSGALAALKAAPDVSSATNAWMRQFERPSDEAMQKSWANRLGAAEQAMAKFGTTTTLATGQLGTMGTGFDKFGQALGSAVQGGGGGGFWGTLFSSVMSGLGIPGFAGGGQHGGGLRIVGENGPELEYTGPSTIVPADLTRRILSGGAPANSAQAPVVMLQPQIINNSSRQVDIEVQEVTDSRGQRQPRYVLSDAVGDGLITPGGRGRRAMREFYGVTPTGIAR, from the coding sequence ATGAGCGGGCCTTTCGTCTATGAGCTGATCTTTCGCGGGAACGCGTCCAGCGCGACGGCGGCTGCCAAGGAAGTGCTGGCCGCAACGGATGCGCTGGCCGCCGAGACGCAAGGCGCGGCTGCCGTGACAGGTCAGGACACCGCCGCCACCATCCAAAACGCGGCCGCCAAACGCGATGCGGCCCAGGCGTCGCGCGAAGCGGCCGCCGCGGCCGAGACGGAGGCCCGCGCGCGCGAGGCGCTGCGCAAGGCGACCACGTCGATCGACAGCTTCACCGCGCCTTTGCCCACGCCGGTTCCGACTCCGCCCCCAGTTCCGACGCCTGCGCCCCCGGTTGTGCCGCCGGTCCCGAACCCGGTTCCGGCTTCCCCGGCCGCCGGGTCAGGGTCAGGGGCCGCTGCAGCTTATTCGGCAAACCTGATGTACCAGTGGAACGACATCGCGATGATGGCGATGGCCGGCCAAAACCCGATGATGCTGATGATGCAGCAGGGCACACAGGTGACGCAAACCTTCGCCGGGTTGCGCGCCTCCGGCCTGAGTGTCGGGACTGCGCTGCGGGCCTCCTTCATGGGGATGCTCAACCCGATGTCGCTCGCCACCATGGCAGTGATCGGCTTCGGCACGGCCGCCGTGCAATGGTTCATGGACTCCGGCGAGAAAGCGCAGACGCTCGATGAGACGCTCGGCGATCTGGAGAAATCAACTTCGGCCGTTAATCGCGCGATGAAGGAGGCCAAGAAGGGCACCTCCGAGCTGAGCGAGGACTTCGGTGTCGGCGCAAAAAAAGCGCGCGAAATGAACCTCGCGATGCTTGGCATCGCGCAGATGCAAGCCGCAAAGGACTTGAAAGATGCAATCGGGTCTATTTCCGACACCATTGACGACATGGCGTCGTGGGGGGTCGTTGATCTACGGACGCTCGAGAAACAATTCAACCTGACCAGCTATGGTGCCGCTCAGGTTGGGGCTGCGATTCAAAAATACCAGTTTGCGAGCACCGATGCGGAGAGGGCCGCTGCAGCACAAGAGATCGCAAAAGCTATTAAAAAAGCTCAGTACAACGCTGACGGCGCTTCCGAGGCGGCTCTGACGTTCGGCGCAAACGTCGCTAAAGTCGCGCTGGAGGCGCTGCGCGTTAAGGGCACGAGTGAGCAGATTGACGCGCTGTTGAAGTCTGTTTCGAAGGCTGACATCGGCGCACCGTACAAGACGGCGGCAGAAAAGGCCAAAGAGCTCAAAGACCTCACCGGCGATGTGATGAAGGCGCTGAAAGACACGCGCGCGCCTTACGACTTGTCCGACGATCTGGAGATGACGAAGAAAATCGCCGAGGCCACCGCGCAATATGGCGCGGACAGCCTCGAAGTGAAGCGCCTGCAGATCGAGGCAGAGCGTCAGGATTTCGAGGCGAAGCTGCGGGACATGACGCAGCTGACCGAGGCCCACAAGCAGCAGCTGCGCGACCTCTGGGAATCGAGCAAGGGCTTGTCCAGTGCCGATCCCTTTGGCCTCGTGGCGGCGGGACGCGAGCTTTATCGCTCCCAGGCGCAGACCGTGGGTCAGCTGCAGCTGGAGCTGAGCCTTGTCGGCCAGAGCGAGACCGTGCGGCGCCGGGTGCTGGCGATTTATCAGGCCGAGATGGATATCCGGACCGCGGGGATCGATCGCGATAGCGACCGCGCACGGCAGATCCTGCAGCAAGCAGATCTGTCGAGCGATCTGCAGGCGCAGCTCGATCGCGTCGCCGATGCCTGGGACACGGTGCAGAAGGCTGGCGAAAACGCGATCGACGGGATCTTTGACGCGCTGAAGGAAGGTGATCTTGGTGGCGCCTTCGAAAACCTCGCCTCCGAACTCGGCTCTATGTTTGAAGAGCTGGCGATCACCAACCCGCTCAAGAATGCGATCTTCGGCACCGACTACGCGACGATGGGCGATGTCGGCGGGCTGCAGGGCATCTGGGATCGCTTCACCGGCAAGGGTCCCCAGGTTGATCCAAGCCAAGCCGCCGCAGCGGCGATGCGTACCGTAGCCAGCATGAACGTCACCGCCGCCACGGTGATCATCGGCGGCGCGGGCGTGGGCGGGCTGGCGGGCGGCATCAGCGCGGGCGGCGGGATGGGCGGGCTGCAGGGCTCGGCCGATGTACAAAAACAGGTCTGGAGCTTCTTCAGCTCCAAGGGCCTGAAGCCGCATCAGGTGGCCGCGATCATGGGTAACGTGCAAGGTGAAAGCAGCTTCAACCCGCTTGCAGGCGGGGACGACAAGAATGGCGTGCCGACCAGCTTCGGGCTGTTCCAGCACCACGGTCCGCGCGCTGATGGTCTGCTGGCTGCTTTGGGTGGGCGCCAGAACCTTGGCAACGTGCAGGGCCAGCTCGATTACGCCTGGCGCGAGCTGAACACGACCCATTCTGGCGCTCTGGCCGCGCTCAAGGCGGCGCCGGATGTGTCGAGCGCGACCAATGCTTGGATGCGTCAGTTTGAGCGCCCGTCCGATGAGGCGATGCAGAAAAGCTGGGCAAACCGGCTCGGCGCGGCCGAACAGGCGATGGCGAAGTTCGGCACGACGACGACGCTCGCCACCGGGCAACTCGGGACGATGGGCACGGGGTTCGACAAGTTCGGCCAGGCGCTCGGCAGTGCCGTGCAGGGCGGTGGGGGCGGCGGCTTCTGGGGCACGCTGTTTTCGTCGGTCATGAGCGGGCTCGGCATCCCCGGCTTTGCGGGCGGCGGGCAGCATGGTGGCGGGCTGCGTATTGTGGGCGAAAACGGACCCGAGCTCGAATACACCGGGCCGAGCACGATCGTCCCGGCCGATCTGACCCGTCGCATCCTGAGTGGCGGCGCTCCGGCCAATTCGGCCCAGGCGCCGGTGGTCATGTTGCAACCGCAGATCATCAACAACAGCTCGCGCCAGGTCGATATCGAGGTGCAGGAAGTGACCGACAGCCGCGGCCAGCGCCAGCCGCGCTATGTCCTCTCCGACGCCGTGGGCGATGGCCTGATCACGCCCGGCGGGCGCGGGCGGCGCGCGATGCGCGAGTTTTACGGCGTCACACCGACGGGGATCGCGCGATGA
- a CDS encoding DUF1799 domain-containing protein — MIEIWQCHARTVAAFFDIQTQWRVTEVHGALWLGLDYSGVDVALRRGGYDDVDFADLQLMERAAIDAFVGR; from the coding sequence GTGATCGAGATCTGGCAGTGCCACGCGCGGACGGTCGCGGCCTTTTTCGACATCCAGACCCAGTGGCGGGTGACCGAGGTGCACGGCGCGCTGTGGTTGGGCCTCGACTATTCCGGTGTCGATGTCGCGCTGCGGCGGGGTGGATACGACGACGTGGATTTTGCGGATCTGCAGCTGATGGAGCGGGCTGCGATCGACGCTTTCGTGGGAAGATGA
- a CDS encoding phage tail tube protein produces MASRRWPTLAMLHKIETTQGVDATPAAANALIATNITFTPIEATEVSRDLMLPYMGNQGAILTAMYGKLEFEIEIAGGGAAGTAPKYGSILRVCGLSETVTAATKVEYAIVEAAQESGTLYFNSDGVQHIFLGGRANVSMNFVPKQIPKFKFSFMGMLGTVTDVALPAVTMTGWTTPVPVSKANDVFSLHGYTGGAESLSLDLGNTVTPRFLIGSEEMKITDRKASGTAVVVADTIATKDWFTLAKASTRGALSIVHGTTAGNIVEITAPAVEIGKPAQGQTDNVANYSLPLRFCPVSGRDEIKIIVR; encoded by the coding sequence ATGGCATCCCGCCGCTGGCCGACGCTGGCCATGCTCCACAAGATCGAAACGACCCAGGGCGTGGATGCGACCCCCGCGGCCGCGAACGCGCTCATCGCCACCAACATCACCTTCACGCCCATCGAGGCGACCGAGGTCTCGCGCGATCTGATGCTGCCCTACATGGGCAACCAGGGCGCGATCCTGACGGCGATGTATGGCAAGCTCGAATTCGAGATCGAGATCGCAGGCGGCGGCGCCGCTGGCACCGCCCCGAAATACGGCTCGATCCTGCGGGTCTGCGGGCTGAGCGAGACCGTCACGGCCGCGACCAAGGTCGAATATGCGATCGTCGAAGCGGCCCAGGAGAGCGGGACGCTCTATTTCAACTCGGACGGCGTCCAGCACATCTTCCTGGGCGGCCGTGCCAACGTCTCGATGAACTTCGTTCCGAAGCAGATCCCGAAGTTCAAGTTCAGCTTCATGGGCATGCTCGGGACCGTGACCGATGTCGCCCTTCCTGCGGTGACCATGACCGGCTGGACGACGCCGGTGCCGGTTTCGAAAGCGAACGATGTCTTCTCGCTGCATGGCTACACCGGCGGGGCCGAAAGCCTGTCGCTCGATCTGGGCAATACGGTGACGCCGCGGTTCCTGATCGGCTCCGAGGAGATGAAGATCACCGATCGGAAAGCCAGCGGCACGGCCGTCGTGGTCGCCGACACAATCGCCACCAAAGACTGGTTCACCTTGGCCAAGGCCTCGACCCGGGGCGCGCTGTCGATCGTGCACGGCACCACGGCGGGCAACATCGTCGAGATCACCGCCCCGGCCGTCGAGATCGGCAAGCCCGCGCAGGGCCAGACCGACAACGTCGCGAACTACAGCCTGCCGCTGCGGTTCTGCCCGGTCTCGGGCCGTGACGAAATCAAGATCATCGTGCGCTGA
- a CDS encoding phage tail terminator protein, translated as MLADLLSHLTSHLSDPRWAGVDVAENIDALADRAGQVKSGTAIIMPWTETGRPQTLMGGGFRQWVEVQFVVGIVVRLYDGVMGGERAMAFDAYRSDIEAALAGVVIPGFVEPCELVGGETSPISTGVSIYAQTWATARFLTGA; from the coding sequence ATGCTCGCGGACCTCTTGAGCCATCTGACTTCTCATCTCAGCGATCCCCGCTGGGCCGGTGTCGATGTCGCCGAGAATATCGATGCGCTCGCCGACCGCGCCGGTCAGGTCAAGAGCGGCACCGCGATCATCATGCCCTGGACCGAGACCGGGCGTCCGCAGACCCTGATGGGGGGCGGCTTCCGGCAATGGGTCGAGGTGCAGTTCGTCGTCGGCATCGTTGTGCGCCTTTACGACGGGGTGATGGGGGGCGAGCGCGCGATGGCCTTCGACGCCTATCGCTCCGACATCGAGGCCGCTTTGGCGGGCGTCGTGATCCCCGGCTTCGTTGAGCCCTGCGAGCTGGTCGGCGGCGAAACGAGCCCGATCAGCACGGGCGTCAGCATTTACGCACAAACCTGGGCGACCGCCCGTTTCCTGACAGGAGCCTGA
- a CDS encoding gp436 family protein, with amino-acid sequence MSYATLDDLIDRAGEAELRQIADRDRDGVIDADVVASALATADAAIDGYVGAKYALPLPSVPSIVRGWAVSIARYTLHRNGAPDHVGQDYKDAILALKDVSRGLITLPVAAGETAAAVSGGTVMAAHPEPVFTPARLAGWR; translated from the coding sequence ATGTCCTACGCGACGCTCGATGACCTGATCGACCGCGCGGGCGAGGCCGAGCTGCGCCAGATCGCCGACCGCGACCGCGACGGCGTGATCGACGCCGATGTCGTCGCGTCCGCGCTGGCCACGGCCGATGCCGCGATCGACGGCTATGTCGGCGCGAAATACGCCCTGCCGCTGCCCTCGGTGCCGTCGATCGTGCGCGGCTGGGCCGTCAGCATCGCCCGCTACACGCTGCATCGCAATGGTGCCCCCGATCATGTTGGCCAAGACTACAAGGATGCGATCCTCGCCCTGAAGGATGTCTCGCGCGGGCTGATCACCCTGCCGGTCGCGGCGGGAGAGACGGCGGCGGCGGTCTCGGGCGGCACTGTCATGGCGGCCCATCCCGAGCCGGTCTTCACGCCCGCCCGGCTGGCAGGGTGGCGCTGA
- a CDS encoding Acb2/Tad1 domain-containing protein: MSTHEGLPVAGYKPQSGEALAVVNGNKWLEELLLRRLDVLAADPAIDKIWLQIGRTAIEQGFMAVNRAVFQPGRAEIEVDPAAVFTELGKLFGEVA; the protein is encoded by the coding sequence ATGAGCACGCATGAAGGTCTGCCGGTCGCCGGTTACAAGCCGCAAAGCGGCGAAGCTTTGGCAGTGGTGAACGGCAACAAGTGGCTGGAAGAGCTGCTGCTGCGCCGTCTCGATGTGCTGGCCGCTGATCCGGCGATCGACAAGATATGGCTCCAGATCGGCCGCACCGCGATCGAACAGGGCTTCATGGCCGTGAACCGGGCCGTGTTCCAGCCCGGCCGCGCCGAGATCGAGGTGGATCCCGCCGCGGTATTTACGGAACTCGGCAAGCTCTTCGGTGAGGTCGCCTGA